The window CTCCTTCTAAACTCTACATGGTCCCCACTGATCTGTATGTGTAACTCTGCAAATATCTAATATCAAACtgtcatttttagttttataacaaGCCCTAATTTCTGAAGAACAATccaccttatctttttttttctttacctctaaatgtgtcttgatgattatttttcctgtgaattgtaagttttaacttcttttttaaatgtttttatttatgtttgagacagagagagacagagcatgagcaggggaggggcagagaaagaaggagacacagaatccgaagcaggctccaggcccaacgtggggctcgaactcacggactgtgagataatgacctgagctgaagtcggacacttaaccgactgagccacccaggtgccccgaattgtaagttttaaaaaccaactgtcggggcgcctgggtggctcagtcggttaagcgtccgacttcagctcaggtcacgatctcgcggtccgcgagttcgagccccatgtcgggctctgggctgatggctcagagcctggagcctgcttccgattctgtgtcttcctctctctctgctcctcccccgttcatgctgtgtctctctctgtctcaaaaataaataaacgttaaaaataaaaaaaataataaaaaataaaaaaccaactGTCAACTTCAACCAGAGTAACAAgagtcaacaaaataaaaacttaaaataagcaTTTCAGCACTTGCAACTCTTTCTCTTAAAACTATCAACCATACCAGAATTTACTTTGAAATTGTGTATgtctacaaaattattttttttttaaatagtagaaaACATTATCAGGATATGGATTATCCTTACATCCCAGCCCCATTTCACCATCCtgcttgtttttttctaatttgaatattagtttttaagagtcattATGGCAGATTCctagtctggaaaaaaaaaattccgagGTCTAATATGcccacaaatacatatatttttaaatgtttacttatttattttgacagagagagatagggagtgagcagaggaggaacaatgagagggagagtaagagaatcctaggcaggctctgcaccatcagtgcagagcccgatgtggggctccaactccccaaccatgagatcatgacctgagccgcaatcaagagtctgatgctcaactgactgagccacccaggcacctttatGCCCACAAAtattttgattgctttttctttcaaatggcaTGCATATTGGCTGAGGacatttcttttgaaactttatttactACTTAGCCCAttctatcttttcaaaatattttaaggttttttcaATTAacttaattccagtgtaattcaggtacagtgttatattaatttcaggtgtacaatacaatgacTCAgcagttctctatattttttaatgttttatttaaacattaaatacagAGTGTGTGAGAGCAcgtgtgagaggggaaggggcagagaaaatctcaagcaggctctgtgctgtcagtgcagagcctgatgaggggcacgaactcacgagtcacgagatgatgacctgagccaaaatcaagagttgaatgcttactcaactgagccacccagggacccgttttgtttcttaaattccatgagtgaaattaaatggtatttgtctttctctgacttatttcacctagaaTTATACCTACCcttcagattcatccatgttgttgcaaatgacatttcattctttatggctAACATTCCTATACATCCtgaagatgtacacacacacacatacatattatacacacactgtatacacacacatctttattgatccatctattgatggacactggcTATTTCtagatcttggctattgtaaataatgctgccataaacatagggatgcctgtatcttttcaaattcatgttttcgtattctttgagtaaatgcccagtagtggaattactggatcatacggtaatcctgcttttaatattttctgtaatcTTCCTATTGTTTTCCAcaacagctgcaccagtttgcattctcaccaagaGTGCTGGAGGGTGCCTTtctcctccacatccttgccaacacttgttgccttttgcttttctgattttagccattatgacaggtgtacggtgatagctcattgtggttttgatttgcacatcactcattagtgatgttgagcatcttttcatgtgtctgtcggctGGCTGAGGATATTCTTGATACACATAATTTTtacttcaacattttaaaaacatttatttcatggtACATTTGCATTCACTAACTGTGGAAAGGGAAGAGCTCAAAAAGATTCTTGTTCCTCTATATTTCCTACTGTACATGTGCATAACTTTCTCCTGTCCTTGATTCTCCTTATTACAATGGGTCTAAACAGCATGTTTCCCTTTTGTAAACAGTCTCCCTCAGTAACTTCCTCCTTCTTTGTGTTTCATTATCTATAGGCCTGCTTCTCCTTTCATGTCTTAAGATGTTTggctttcctttaaaatttccaATGGCTTTACCCCTTTCCAACGGCTTTTGAGATTTCCTCCAtctggtatttctttcttttttaaattaagctctacacccaatgtggagcttgaactcacaaccctaagatgaagagtcacgtgctctacccattgagccagccagacatccctGCTATTTTTTAGTTGTACAGGCATTATCATTTATCCTATCTATATTGTGTTCTTTACCAAACCATTGTATTTGACGTCCAATGTTTCCACATATCAcaacttttaaagtttacttttactgtttttgagagagagcatgcacctGCAAGAgcgcaggaagggcagagggagggaaagaatcttgagcaggttccatgctcagcgcagaacccaacacagggctcgatatcaaaaccgtgagaccatgacctgagccaaaatcaagtcagatgcttaacgaactgaaccatccaggtgacCCAACCATCACAACTTTTATATTGTACTATATTACTAATATCCTCCtcactttgaaaaccactactACATTTTACTTTAGAGACATTTTAGTCTTTTACAACATATGTTTTTTCCAGTGTTATAGGTAGCCCCTTTTACAGTGGTTTTGGTTACAAGTAACTTTGAAAGGTAAGGCCAAACAATGCCTTCTTCACTAGATATGAAGAAACCAGGAAGTCAGGTAATGAAAAGGGGGGTGTCCAACAGTCAAGTAATCTTTCTGCAGTAGCAGCTGCTAGGTTTTGCTTGCCAATCTGCCATAGCTTTGTCTAGTAAGAAAACCACAAGGCCAAACGGATTGAGAAAGATTACTCCTCACATAGATAGCGTAAGAAAGCTGGCAAACATTCTGTCACCTCCTGCTATGCTTGTCACATAGGACACCACCAAACCAAAGGGACCAGATTATAGGCAGCATATGTAGTGGTACTGTTGCTGAGGAGCCAATTCAAGCCTGGATCTGAGCGGTTTTACATTCTTGCAAATGGACCCTAGGGAGGGAAAGATTAAGTGGAAATTTCCATGCCTCATAGGAACCAGGAAGGTAGTGAAACTCTCATACACTGATGGtaggaaatatgaaaagaaataaccaTTTCACATCagcttggcaatttcttaaaaagttaaacatttaccTACCCTATGCTTCAAGCATTGCACTCAGAGGAACtaacacaagagaaatgaaacatgtaTCTGTATAAAGATTTATACGTGAATtatcatagcagctttatttgtaacagcccaAACCTGGAAACCCAGATGTCAATTAACAGAGGAACAGAACGTCAGACAGCAATAGATTCACACCagagaatactactcagcagtgaaAGAACAAACTATTTTTTTGAATCTCTAATTATGCAGCAtatatgaaaccagaaaaatcccaaTCATctagaattctagaaaatgtagTCTACTGTAAAGGAAAGTAAATTCAGGTTTgcccagagagccagagagggcgGGGAAGAGATTAATAACAAGCAGGAGTTAAATATGTGTGGGACTTATGTTTATTATCACAATTACGATGATTTCATGGATTATACTTGtcaaaaacttatttatttatttattatttattattttttttaatgtttatttattctggagagagaaagagagacagagcatgagcaggggaggcgcagagagtgagggagacacagaatttgaagcaggctccaggctctgagctgtcagtacagagcctgacgcggaactcgaactcatgaaccatgagatcgtgacccgagcggaagccagaggcttaaccgactgagccactcaggtgccccgtcAAAAACTTATTTATACAAAATACCaatttatacactttaaatacgTGCAATTTACTTCATGTGCAATAACTTAATGGTTAAGCAATCATTCAAAATAAAGTATGGATCTCCCCCTCTTCATAAAAAATCAGGTTTGTCAACCCTCTACTATCTCCAtcacctcctcttttttttttttaatgttatatttgagagagcgagcaaccatgggggaagggcagagagagagagaaagagagaatcccaagcaggctttgcgctgttacagcagagcccgacatggtgctcaagctcatgaattgtgagatcataacctgagctgaaatcaagtgtcagatgcttaactgactgagccacccaggtgccccatccatcATTCTCTGCTAAGGCTTTAGGAGGAATGCCTTACCTCAGGAATAGCAAATACTGTTGAGCAATGAAGGATGTTTCCGCCTTAGTCACAGAGGCCGTACCACTGGACTGTGAGATCTCCCGTCCCTATGCTTGTTCTCCTGCATGTGTAGTAAGTCTTCTAAGGTCAACAGCCCAGAAAGCCACAAGAATCCACAAAACCTTTATTTTCTATGCAAATGACCTCAGTTACTCAGGACACACAGGCCCGAAGGTACGTGCCCACCCAACACAGCCAAGCCACAGTCACTGCAGTAGCTATGGGTACACTTTTAGAAGAGGCACGGTCCACCTGTTTGCTGCAGGCTCTACCTCTCCCTGTCAACGCAATGTCTGTGCACCAATGACGGTATTCCCTGGGCTCTACAGCTTTAAGATCAGTGACACTACTTTACAAAACTCTAGACATCAGGGCACGTGGCTCCCCTGAAGGACCTGGGGAAGACAACTCCTCTTCACCATGCGGTCATCACAGAATATGAGCCATAAGCAAAGAAACTAGTCCCGGAAGCACCGGATACTGTCACCAGTGCCTGCTCGTCAGCGTGACCTCTGGGCCTGCAAAAAGACCTTGGCATTCAGGCTGCCAATCAGTTGTACAAAGCCTACAGTCTTTCCTTGGAGGCCACGGGCAACAGTGTGAACTAGGCCCGAACTGAAGAGCCATCCTCTGCCATTACACGGTCTCTTCTGAGGCGCACCAAAGTTTGGGACTCCCATACAAGCTGTTCACCCCTGCATGTTTTCAAAGCACCTGTTAGTGAATACAATCCCCAAGACAAAAGGTGGCTTGAACAATAAGGCCTTTTTTACTGCACAAACCATAGCAAGGTGAACCCGTGTACAGGTTGGTGACATGGAGACTGGAAAATCCATCACAAGTGTCATGAAAACAATGTCCATGAAGACAAATTTCCTCTTCAAGTCACCAACAGAACACAAATAAGGTCTTTTGGGAGAAAACTGGGTCAAGAATGTGACGAATTAAAGAGAAGGTAATGATGTCCCCCTAAAGGCTCAAGTTGCTCATTTTCTCCAGAGAAATCAGAGGTCTACTTCCGTAAATACCACGGGAGCCTGGGCATTTCAGACAGTAGAGTTCAGAGGACTTACACCACAGAAACTGGCAGTGACACAACCTCGGCAAGGTTAGGAAGAGTGGCTCCTGGAAGCTTCCCACATACCTGGAATATACAGGGAATCTTCCCTGTGGTGTTTTAAGATGCAGGAGTTCAACTTCAGGAAGATGTCTCCTTCACGAAGGCTCTCCTCCAATATCTTTATATCAAACAGGTAAACAGCCTGTTCCCTACACAGCCATGGCTTTGCTCTGTGTGAACTTCCCGGTGCCTGATGAGGGGAGACTTTtggctgaaggctttcccacattcactgcactcaaTGAGGTCTTTCTTCAGTGTGGACTTTTTGTGTCAAATGAGGTCACATCTCTGGCTGAAGGCTTTCTCACATTCAGTGCACTCATAAAGCCCACCTGCACTGTGAACATTCTGGTGCTCAATCAGAGCAGGCCACTGACTGAAGACTTTCCCACATTTGCTGCATGTATAGACTTCCTGTGTGGTGGTGAATGAGGTTAGGCCTTCGGCTGAAACCTTTTGCGCATTTGTCGCACTCATGAGGCCGTTCTCGGATGTgaattttttggtgttgagcaAACTGGGTGTCACTGAAGAATTCCCCATGATCCCTGCACTCGGGAGCCCTGTCTCTAGTGTGAACTCTGTTGTGCTGAATGAGGTAGGACTTGCGGGTTAAGGATTTCCCACATATCGGGCACTCATAACGTCTTTCTCTAGTGTGAACTCTCTGGTGTTGAGTGAGTCCAAAACTTTGGCTAAAAAGTTTCCCACACTCCTTgcactcataaggcctttctccagtgtgaattctACGGTGTTTAATGAGGCAGGAGTTGTCAGTAAAACATTTTCCACACTCACCACACTTATAAGGCCTCActccagtgtgaactctctgaTGTTTAATGAGGCTGGAGCTATGTCTAAagaatttcccacattcactgcacccataaggcttttctccagtgtgaattctctcATGTACAGTAAGGGTAGACTTTTGGCCAAAGAATTTTCCACATCTGCTGCACTTGTAAGGCTTTTCCCCAGTGTGAGTTCTTTGGTGCTGAATGAAACCGAAGATATTGGTGAAGAattttccacattcattacatttataggGCATTTCTCCAGTGTGGACTTTCTGATGCTGCAAGAGGTTAAACCTTCGGGTgaaggatttcccacattcactgcatttGTAAGGCTTTTCTTGGGCATGGACACTCTGGTGTTGAGCAAGGGAGTATTTGTGGCTGAAGGCTTTCTTGCCTTCACACCAACTATGATGGCTTTTCCCACTGTGAACAGCTTCCCCACACATGGTGCTACTGTGAGCTTTCTGTCCATCACGACTGGCCTGGTGCTGGTGCTTGCCTGAACCGGTGAGGAAGTCCTTGTCGACCTCCCCACAGGTGAAGGACTCCCCTGGCACGTGGAACCTGCAGCTCTTCACAAGTGAAGCCCTTTTCAGGGGTTTCTCTACACTGTGCTGCTTCCCGTGCTGGTGAAGGTTTGCAATGAAACTGGTCCGTCTCCCACATGTGCCAGGTCTCAGCTGGGGATGTGTTCTCTGAGGCAGAGCCACACCCAAAATGTCTTTCAGGACCAGACCGCATATCTCACAGGGGTGTGCCTTCTGGGGATCTGGGCTTGCCTGGTGAGTCCTAACCTGCGACGCTCCTACAAAAGCGCTCTGCTCAGAAGGTgcctccccatcccctgctccaTGCCAACAACCTGCAAGCAGAGAAATTCTAGTGAAGCACACAGACACAGTAGTGGGAAGAGGTAGCACCATCATTAACATGTGTCCAATACACCAGTGGATGAGTTAATGGCACTGTTTCTGGGACAAAGGAGTTGGGGTCAGGGTCAAGAAGCTGCTTCTAAAGGTCACACAGTGGGGAGGCCTCACCAGGTGAAGAACACATGGTGGGGGCGTGGCACAGGGAGGAGCAGTAGGATCCACAGCTCACTCCTCTGCTAATGGCTCTCGGTAAATCCTTGCCCGTAACTGTGCAGAAGGGCGCACCTGGgcccaggaaaaccaagtgtAAGACAGCTGGTGTTTAAGAACCACATGAGGATACATGCACACCCCACGATATGGTAAGTACAGGCCAACATGACAGAGTGCTGCAAGGGAAGCAATAAGAGAGGGGCTCAGAGAAGGGGGAATGAACCAAATTCAGAGCAGAAATGACAACTCAGCAAGTGTCAAGAATGGGGAAGGAAGTAGAAATGAGGTGGCCAGTGGCACCAGGACTTGAGCAGAATAGGACAGGTTTCTGGTATCATCTGAACACAGCCCTGATCAGCCCATCTTGTCATGGCTGGAGTCACGTTGATCCTGCGAAGCACCCAGGCCTCTCCTCCCCAACCTGGGGTTCAGGAACTAAATAGGACCTGCACAATTCAAGTCCTAAGGGAAAGGCAGGATAGATGAGTGGTCTGCACAGGCCCAGAGCAACTAAACACATAAGAGaccacaggaaagaaaattagTATTACCAAAACAATCCTCAGAGGAGGACCCTGCAAGAACTGCCACAGTCCCCGTGAGAACTGACCATGGCAGTGtccacagttcctggcacaggcAGGGACAAGGGAATGTCCTCACTTACAGGAAGTGGGCAAAACCTGGGGCAGGAAGGTGGTGTGGATTTGGACAGAGTCAGCCAGACAGTGAAAGGGCAAGCAAGGTGGAAACCAGTAGCATAACTGCAAGACTACTGGTCACGTGAATCCTTCCCAGTGAGGCCCTGGGGCAGTGCACTCAGCCCAACCCTAACAACAGGTAACCGAGAAATGGGGAAGGAAGCAGCACCCATGTTTCTGATGGGACAAGTACCCAGCTACCcctgagataaaaacagaaaagcagagcTTAGCCCAGGTCCCTGGGGTAGGAATGAGGGCCTTACCCAGGGAGGTCACAAGTGCAaagttctccagcatcacattGTGGAATAgccatctctgagcctcatcGAGGAGACCCCATTCCTCCCAAGAGAAGTACATGGCGACGTCTTCAAATGTCACACTGTCCTGTCAGGATGGAGACAGATGAAACCACAAATAGCCCCTCTCCCAAAGATCCACAGTCTCTTCCCCCAACAAAACCACCcattaggggcgcctaggtggctcaatcggttaagtgtctgccttcggctcaggtcgtgacctcatggtttgtgagtttgagccccatgttggcttctgtgctgacagctcggagcctggaacctgcttcagattctgtgtctccctctctctgcccctcccccgctcacacgctgtctctctctctcaaaaataaacaaacaaacaaaacttaaaaaacccTACCCCATGGGCACCACTGGtgctctctcctcatggtccctaATTGCTGTTCAGCCCTCAGCAACCACAGCAGATCATCAGATAAACACCATCTAAACtctgggcctggcacacagggcCCCACTCCTCCTGCCAATACCCCTGTTGTCCTCTAGACTGTGCATCCCAGAACACCAAATCTGGGCGTTCCCTTCAAGCTTAAGTCCTCAATATCAGGACCCTGGGGCCCTTAGTTCACACTCCCTCTTCACAGGCAAATTACTCTGTAGACTGCACCTCTTTTACATCTCTGGAGCCCACAGATGCGTTCCCTCCACCACCACAACTACCTCCCCGCCCCACAGCACAGGCTTCCCCCTGGACTCTCCCCTCGTCACTTGGCACAAGGCATCACAAGACACTGTTTGCTGAGCAAACTCAAGTAGGATCCAGAACTACTCAATCTCTGATGGCTTCTACTATTAAGCACAGTCCAGAATCCTGCTGGGAAAGCCTCCCCTTCATAGGGAGAAAGCTAGCTCTGTTCTTTGCTTCAACCTCACCAACCAGAACCACACCCACATCTCAGATATCCCCTTGTGTGCTGCCCATCCTGTCCCCTCCAGTCACACCTAAACCTTATTCAAAACCCAGCCCCAGTGCTCTTCTACCCTAGGCCTAATAACTCACAGATGACCACAGTGGACTCTGAAATAACCTACCATCCTGACTGAAACATCTCATGTCCCACCCAAGGGTCAACATGAAATCCTGGGGAATCCACAGAAAGGTGAAAAAGCACCAGTTCCAGCCTCAATTACTCCTGTGCCTCCACATGCTTCTCATGTCCACTTCTCTCTTGGAAACCTTGGTAACCTGCCAGATCATCCTTCTTGCCCACACCCTCCTCATGGCCACTTTTCTCCCTGCCCTGTGTCCCCAACACCGACTACCTTCAACAAGGTGCCCAAGCAAGAGACCCAGTTCTTGGCCCACACCATCCTCTTGGACGGTTAAGAGTACCACCACTGAGACTTGAAAATCCCCCCTCCTCAGTGTAAACCACAGCTCCGCCTAGGCTGACACAGCAGCAATCACCTGCGGGATAGCTCCAGCCTGATACCTGCCTTCCCCACCAAAGTGTGCGTGCAACTGCCCACTTAATGCCTCTACTCAGCGGTCTCTGAAACATCTCAGGCTGCATACGGCTGAAACAAACCTCCTGATATCCCCACTGAACACTGTTTCCACCACTGACCACTTCATCTCCATTGACGGAGCTTCCAGCCTTCCAGCTGCTGAGACCAAAAACTTTAGGGTCACCCctgattccttcctttctctccttcacttttCACAACCGAAAGTCTAGTTggccctactttaaaaaaaatgaatccagaaTCCAACCATTTCTCCCACCTCGAGGGCCACTGTTTACATCTGATTAACACTCAACTAGCCAGCCTATTACAGTAGCATTCTTCTGGGtcatccttctccctcccttatCCCAGCATCCGTCCTCCACTGTGCAGCCAGATGAAGCCTGTTAAGACCTGGATAAGAtcacctgacttttttttttttttttaaagcagtagcCCTGGCCCATTTCAGAacggctatttttttttttttaatgtttatttatttttcagagagagagacagagacagagagtgagtcaggcaagggcagagagagagggagacacagaatccgaagcaggtgctgggttctgagctgtcagcacagacaagGGCTCaaacaaactgccagatcatgacctgaaccgaagtcagacacttaaccaactgagccacccaggcgccccaagatcacTTTGCTCTTCATCAACCTCCTATTGCCTCCAGAATAGACACTTGACCTCAAAGGCAACCATTCCAGTCCTGCCTCCTGTCCCCTTGCttccatgaggaaaaaaaaggaaaccttcagTTCCCTGGACGTTCCCAGCTAAATTACGCCTCCAAGTATTTGCACGTATTAGTACCTGTTCCTAGGATAACTTTACACACCTCTTTCAACTGGTTGCCAGAAACAAGAACCCCTCAAGACGCCATGTTCAGGGTTTCTCCAAGGTCCCCTAGACCCAAGACCTGGAAGAATGGCAGGCAGAGTCTCAGGACACCTTAACCCCAGGACGGAGACTCCCTCCACTGACCTGTGTTGGCCTCATGAGCATTTCTTCAGCCACAGAAACCTGTGAAGAGAGGCAGGCCTTAGAAGAAGGTAACCATGGCCAGACTCCATGGGCTCAGACGACCCTGTACCCCTGCCCCGCTCAAGGGCCAGGTGACCTCAGCTGTCAAACCCTTGTGCCTGAGTGAGACTCTTACCAGGGGTGTGACCTTGCTCAAGATGAAACCTCCCGGCTCCCCACTGTCCTCATCAACCCGCTTCCAATCTATTCTCTTTAAGAGCAACCTTTGGGAAACTTTTacttattattgttgttattactattattattatcttttaatgtttatttttgacaggcagAGCGCGCGCAAGCGATCGGGGGATgggcggagagagacagaattcgaagcaggctccaggctctgagctgtcagcttgaacaggaaaggtgagatcatgacctgagtcgaagtcagaggtttaaccaactgagccacccaggtgccccaacctttggaaaatttttaaatcccaGAGATCGTGTTCCTCCTTTGGCCAAAACTCTGTTTCGCATCTAGAGTCCTCCCATGAAGGGACAACCCCTCCAGCCCGCCAGTGCCCCCGCCGCACACCCTGTTTCCCGAGCGCAGAGGGCGGACCCCACAACCCCTCCGATTCCTCCCCCTCGGCTCCCCCTGCAGCCCGCTCCCGCACCCTGTCACGCCGACGCTCAGACGCGGGGTCCCCGCCCGCGAGCGCCTCCCGGGCCCGGACATGGGGACCCGGGCCGCAGAGACGCGAGCAGGCGCCCCGCGCTCCGGCCTGAAGggtctgggtgggggagggcggggagggtccGGGGGCCGCGCGTTTACCTCAGCCGGGTCCCTGCGCGGACTCTGTGGGCGGAGCGGACACCCGGGCCGGCGGTCCCTGTCCCGACCTCGGCGCGAGGCAGCCCGGCGAGTCGCGGACGCCAGTCTGCGCGGCGGGGACATCGCCTGCCCTTGCGCTTTCTCAGTCCCATCACCTCGCTCCCAAACCAGTGCTTCAGCACCTCTACACCGATATAAGTTCCGAGAAACCAAAATGACCGCCAAGAAGAGGACGCCGGAAGTCCCGCCCCGGCATCACGTGCTTTCCCAGAAGTGCCCTCTCCTGAGCCTTCCTAGGCTCGGCGCAGCCCGGCGCGCAGGAAGAGCATTCTGGGTAGTGTAATTTCTGCAGCTCCCTGGGCTCCGCGAAGGGTGTCTCCACAGCTACCTCCCGGCCAAGTGCGGCGGCAGCGCGAGGGTCGCTGGGAAGTGGCCTCGCCACCGAGGGGCTGGGCTCCACTCCTTGAGGAAGGGCAACACCCATACTTCTGGGTTCGTTGTTGGAACTGGTCGCCAAGGTGTTTAGAAACATGTTAGACCCAATGAAGCTGAGCTTGCTTCAGAGGCTAGAAATATTACTTCAGATGCCCCCAAAGAGACAAATCCAAATGGACATCTCATTCCGTCGTCACTTGGTACAAAAGGTGTTCACTCTGCAGCTGCAAGCTAATAAACATCATGctattgctttatatttttttttcgacgttttttatttttgggacagagagagacacagcatgaatggggaggggcagagagagagggagacacagaattggaaacaggctccaggctctgagccgtcagcccagagcccgacgcggggctggaactcacggaccgcgagatcgtgacctggctgaagtcggacgcttaaccgactgcgccacccaggcgccccctatgcTATTGCTTTTTAAAGGAATGTACCCCGAAGCGTTGAAGTCGGTTTTGTTAGTTTCAGAATTTTAGGTCAGGGACAGGAGAGAAAAGACTCCGGATAGGTTCATGGCAATGAACATAGAGGAGGAATGGATGTTGGCCACTCTGAAGCAGGTGGACAAGGGTAAGCCAGGCTCCAGTTCCCtcagaaaataatcttttctgCTTAAATTATCCGTAATTGTATCCAACCCAGTGAGCCACAGTTTTATCCGTATCATTTTTTTACTCCATATCCTGAAATATATTCAATTCCTCTTATGGAATGATAATGGCACAACTCACTACTACACCCAGTGACCTACTAACAAAGTATATGCTTCTTGTTCTCCTGTTGCTCTAAATGTATCACTGAAACTAatgagggagaggacagagacagaagggaatAAAAGTTGACTTAAGCAGCTGGGTAAATGTTTAAactggaaggaaggga is drawn from Felis catus isolate Fca126 chromosome E2, F.catus_Fca126_mat1.0, whole genome shotgun sequence and contains these coding sequences:
- the LOC101097855 gene encoding zinc finger protein 501-like isoform X4; protein product: MLMRPTQDSVTFEDVAMYFSWEEWGLLDEAQRWLFHNVMLENFALVTSLGCWHGAGDGEAPSEQSAFVGASQVRTHQASPDPQKAHPCEICGLVLKDILGVALPQRTHPQLRPGTCGRRTSFIANLHQHGKQHSVEKPLKRASLVKSCRFHVPGESFTCGEVDKDFLTGSGKHQHQASRDGQKAHSSTMCGEAVHSGKSHHSWCEGKKAFSHKYSLAQHQSVHAQEKPYKCSECGKSFTRRFNLLQHQKVHTGEMPYKCNECGKFFTNIFGFIQHQRTHTGEKPYKCSRCGKFFGQKSTLTVHERIHTGEKPYGCSECGKFFRHSSSLIKHQRVHTGVRPYKCGECGKCFTDNSCLIKHRRIHTGERPYECKECGKLFSQSFGLTQHQRVHTRERRYECPICGKSLTRKSYLIQHNRVHTRDRAPECRDHGEFFSDTQFAQHQKIHIRERPHECDKCAKGFSRRPNLIHHHTGSLYMQQMWESLQSVACSD
- the LOC101097855 gene encoding zinc finger protein interacting with ribonucleoprotein K-like isoform X3 — encoded protein: MATAGLKYLAQVSVAEEMLMRPTQDSVTFEDVAMYFSWEEWGLLDEAQRWLFHNVMLENFALVTSLGCWHGAGDGEAPSEQSAFVGASQVRTHQASPDPQKAHPCEICGLVLKDILGVALPQRTHPQLRPGTCGRRTSFIANLHQHGKQHSVEKPLKRASLVKSCRFHVPGESFTCGEVDKDFLTGSGKHQHQASRDGQKAHSSTMCGEAVHSGKSHHSWCEGKKAFSHKYSLAQHQSVHAQEKPYKCSECGKSFTRRFNLLQHQKVHTGEMPYKCNECGKFFTNIFGFIQHQRTHTGEKPYKCSRCGKFFGQKSTLTVHERIHTGEKPYGCSECGKFFRHSSSLIKHQRVHTGVRPYKCGECGKCFTDNSCLIKHRRIHTGERPYECKECGKLFSQSFGLTQHQRVHTRERRYECPICGKSLTRKSYLIQHNRVHTRDRAPECRDHGEFFSDTQFAQHQKIHIRERPHECDKCAKGFSRRPNLIHHHTGSLYMQQMWESLQSVACSD
- the LOC101097855 gene encoding zinc finger protein interacting with ribonucleoprotein K-like isoform X1, whose protein sequence is MSPPRRLASATRRAASRRGRDRDRRPGCPLRPQSPRRDPAEVSVAEEMLMRPTQDSVTFEDVAMYFSWEEWGLLDEAQRWLFHNVMLENFALVTSLGCWHGAGDGEAPSEQSAFVGASQVRTHQASPDPQKAHPCEICGLVLKDILGVALPQRTHPQLRPGTCGRRTSFIANLHQHGKQHSVEKPLKRASLVKSCRFHVPGESFTCGEVDKDFLTGSGKHQHQASRDGQKAHSSTMCGEAVHSGKSHHSWCEGKKAFSHKYSLAQHQSVHAQEKPYKCSECGKSFTRRFNLLQHQKVHTGEMPYKCNECGKFFTNIFGFIQHQRTHTGEKPYKCSRCGKFFGQKSTLTVHERIHTGEKPYGCSECGKFFRHSSSLIKHQRVHTGVRPYKCGECGKCFTDNSCLIKHRRIHTGERPYECKECGKLFSQSFGLTQHQRVHTRERRYECPICGKSLTRKSYLIQHNRVHTRDRAPECRDHGEFFSDTQFAQHQKIHIRERPHECDKCAKGFSRRPNLIHHHTGSLYMQQMWESLQSVACSD
- the LOC101097855 gene encoding zinc finger protein interacting with ribonucleoprotein K-like isoform X2, encoding MSPPRRLASATRRAASRRGRDRDRRPGCPLRPQSPRRDPAEDSVTFEDVAMYFSWEEWGLLDEAQRWLFHNVMLENFALVTSLGCWHGAGDGEAPSEQSAFVGASQVRTHQASPDPQKAHPCEICGLVLKDILGVALPQRTHPQLRPGTCGRRTSFIANLHQHGKQHSVEKPLKRASLVKSCRFHVPGESFTCGEVDKDFLTGSGKHQHQASRDGQKAHSSTMCGEAVHSGKSHHSWCEGKKAFSHKYSLAQHQSVHAQEKPYKCSECGKSFTRRFNLLQHQKVHTGEMPYKCNECGKFFTNIFGFIQHQRTHTGEKPYKCSRCGKFFGQKSTLTVHERIHTGEKPYGCSECGKFFRHSSSLIKHQRVHTGVRPYKCGECGKCFTDNSCLIKHRRIHTGERPYECKECGKLFSQSFGLTQHQRVHTRERRYECPICGKSLTRKSYLIQHNRVHTRDRAPECRDHGEFFSDTQFAQHQKIHIRERPHECDKCAKGFSRRPNLIHHHTGSLYMQQMWESLQSVACSD